The following are encoded together in the Methanobrevibacter arboriphilus JCM 13429 = DSM 1125 genome:
- a CDS encoding TIGR01177 family methyltransferase has product MDLLLIQSQEHETLPLAELKAVLACEDIDCDVEVIAQGLILLKSLNELDFYKNYKVLVRRLAYTHEIHELILRTDLYNLERDFNSVNWNDYIEKDFVVRIKRFEKVNIDTTAIERKLGHLILSSNNAVYGASEKTDGIDFKVNLNNPESFIRVVATQKEVFIGIEKLKLNKKHFQDLKPHKRPFFYPGSMSPKLARCMVNLSHIKEDQLLLDPFCGTGGILIEGAMIGTKLIGSDINWKMKNGTLINLDYCSNLDYCDICENDFEAHHIDVRELKLYKKVDAVVTDPPYGISTSTGGEKSGKIFHQFLESIDYNMKENAYLCIAHPHYLDIDPFLNELGFKLLERHKIKMHKSLTRIISVIKKTN; this is encoded by the coding sequence ATGGATTTATTACTTATTCAATCTCAAGAACATGAAACTCTTCCTTTAGCTGAGTTAAAAGCTGTTTTGGCTTGTGAAGATATTGATTGTGATGTTGAGGTTATAGCTCAAGGATTAATTTTACTAAAATCATTAAATGAATTGGATTTTTATAAAAATTACAAAGTATTGGTTAGGCGATTAGCTTATACTCATGAAATTCATGAACTTATATTAAGAACAGATTTATATAATCTTGAAAGGGACTTTAACTCTGTTAATTGGAATGATTATATTGAAAAGGATTTTGTAGTTAGAATTAAAAGGTTTGAAAAAGTAAATATCGATACAACAGCTATTGAACGAAAATTAGGTCATTTAATTTTATCTTCAAATAATGCTGTTTATGGTGCTTCTGAAAAAACTGATGGGATTGATTTTAAGGTTAATTTAAATAATCCAGAATCATTTATTAGGGTTGTAGCTACTCAAAAAGAAGTTTTCATTGGTATTGAAAAGCTTAAACTTAATAAAAAGCATTTTCAAGATTTAAAACCTCATAAACGTCCTTTTTTTTATCCTGGTTCTATGAGTCCTAAGCTTGCTCGTTGTATGGTTAATTTATCACATATAAAAGAAGATCAGCTTCTTCTGGATCCTTTTTGTGGTACTGGTGGTATTCTTATTGAGGGTGCTATGATAGGTACTAAGCTTATTGGTTCTGATATTAATTGGAAAATGAAAAATGGAACACTGATAAATCTTGATTATTGTAGTAATCTTGATTATTGTGATATTTGTGAAAATGATTTTGAGGCTCATCATATTGATGTTCGTGAATTGAAGCTGTATAAAAAGGTTGATGCTGTTGTTACTGATCCTCCTTATGGTATTTCAACTTCTACTGGTGGTGAAAAAAGTGGTAAGATATTTCACCAGTTCCTTGAATCAATCGATTATAACATGAAAGAAAATGCATATTTATGTATAGCTCATCCTCACTATCTTGATATAGATCCTTTCTTAAATGAACTTGGCTTCAAATTATTAGAGAGGCATAAGATTAAAATGCATAAAAGTTTAACTCGTATTATTTCTGTTATTAAAAAAACCAATTAA
- a CDS encoding zinc ribbon domain-containing protein — MEMESEKHKYCIYCGEKISADAEKCEHCGNWFERSSVSRNHIQNNYVSKDNLNKDNDLKNENSNDIHTNDIEDKSKPFSESNTINTYNKGDFPRYSNILPIRRLLLLMVFTLGLYSFYWVYKTNCYLKDDLGKDVSPGIRTFLMIIPIANIIVFYQTLEDMNQFIKQEKIESSYSSGLNVLTLIFSNFLPFLGVVLSFWVYANIQESINDFWRIKQSKLPVRREFSNSEVLVMILGAIFWLVFFIFYMGFLVYA, encoded by the coding sequence ATGGAGATGGAGTCTGAAAAACACAAATATTGTATCTATTGTGGAGAGAAGATCTCTGCTGATGCTGAAAAATGTGAACATTGTGGAAATTGGTTTGAAAGAAGTTCAGTATCTAGAAATCATATTCAAAACAATTATGTTTCAAAAGATAATTTAAATAAAGATAATGATTTAAAAAATGAAAATAGTAATGATATTCATACTAATGATATTGAGGATAAATCCAAGCCTTTTTCAGAATCTAATACAATTAATACTTATAATAAAGGGGATTTTCCTAGATATTCAAATATTCTTCCAATAAGAAGACTTTTACTTTTAATGGTTTTCACATTAGGTTTATATTCATTTTACTGGGTCTATAAGACTAATTGTTATTTAAAAGATGATCTTGGTAAGGATGTTAGTCCAGGTATAAGAACATTTTTAATGATAATCCCTATAGCTAATATAATAGTTTTTTATCAAACATTAGAAGATATGAACCAGTTTATTAAACAAGAAAAAATTGAATCTTCTTATTCTTCAGGTTTAAATGTACTAACTTTAATATTTTCTAATTTTCTTCCATTTTTAGGAGTAGTATTATCTTTCTGGGTATATGCAAATATTCAAGAAAGTATTAATGACTTTTGGAGGATTAAACAATCTAAACTTCCTGTCAGAAGGGAATTTAGTAATTCTGAAGTATTGGTGATGATTTTAGGAGCTATATTTTGGCTAGTGTTTTTTATATTTTATATGGGATTTCTAGTTTATGCTTAA
- the guaA gene encoding glutamine-hydrolyzing GMP synthase produces MINPSEFIKESIENIKNEINNEKTIIALSGGVDSSVCSVLVKKAIGDNLVAVFVDHGLLREGEVEEVCKTFENRLNFVYVDAKDEFLNALYGVEDPEEKRKIIGKVFIDVFEREAEKIKAKFLVQGTIAPDWIESEGKIKSHHNLALPGGMVLKVVEPVRDLYKDEVREIGLELDLPDELVFRQPFPGPGLAVRVVGELSEEKLEICRKADAIVREEILKNGLGKELWQYFAVLTDTKVTGVKGDQRDFGYLVVLRMVASVDAMTAYVPELPWDVIRSISKRITSEVSEVTHVSLSISDKPPSTIEFA; encoded by the coding sequence ATGATTAATCCATCTGAATTTATAAAGGAATCTATTGAAAATATTAAAAATGAAATTAATAATGAAAAAACTATTATAGCATTATCTGGTGGTGTAGATAGTTCAGTATGCTCTGTATTAGTTAAAAAAGCTATTGGCGATAATTTAGTAGCTGTTTTTGTTGATCATGGTCTTCTTCGTGAAGGTGAAGTTGAAGAAGTTTGTAAAACTTTTGAAAATAGGCTTAACTTTGTTTATGTTGATGCAAAAGATGAGTTTTTAAATGCTCTTTATGGAGTAGAAGATCCAGAAGAAAAAAGAAAAATTATTGGGAAAGTCTTTATCGATGTTTTTGAAAGAGAAGCTGAGAAAATTAAGGCTAAATTCCTTGTTCAAGGAACAATAGCTCCAGATTGGATTGAAAGTGAAGGTAAAATTAAATCTCATCATAATCTTGCCCTGCCTGGGGGGATGGTTTTAAAAGTTGTTGAACCTGTTCGTGATTTATATAAAGATGAGGTTAGAGAAATTGGGCTTGAATTAGATCTTCCAGATGAACTTGTTTTTAGACAGCCTTTCCCAGGACCGGGACTTGCAGTTAGGGTTGTTGGTGAGCTTTCAGAGGAAAAATTAGAGATTTGTAGAAAAGCTGATGCAATTGTTAGAGAAGAAATATTAAAAAATGGGCTTGGTAAAGAATTATGGCAATATTTTGCAGTTCTTACTGATACTAAAGTTACTGGTGTAAAAGGCGATCAAAGAGACTTTGGATATTTAGTGGTTTTAAGAATGGTTGCATCAGTAGATGCTATGACAGCTTATGTTCCAGAATTACCATGGGATGTTATTAGATCTATATCTAAAAGAATAACTTCTGAAGTTTCTGAAGTTACTCATGTTTCTTTATCTATAAGTGATAAACCACCAAGTACAATCGAGTTTGCATAA
- a CDS encoding GMP synthase subunit A — translation MKILIINNKGQYNHRIGRSLRYLNIPYELIPNNLSIDEIKEKEPMGLIFGGGPSIEESENSLEYINNIDDIGVPILGICLGHQLIAKSFGGEVSSSSTESYAQIDIDILDENKLFKGVSSPMKVWTSHKDEVKTLPKNFKTLAKSSICDIEAMKHEKKDIYGIQFHPEVHHTPEGEIIFKNFLKICENNL, via the coding sequence ATGAAAATTTTAATTATTAACAACAAAGGCCAATATAATCATAGAATTGGCAGAAGTTTAAGATATTTAAACATTCCTTATGAACTAATTCCAAATAATCTTTCAATAGATGAAATTAAGGAAAAAGAACCTATGGGTTTGATATTTGGAGGAGGTCCATCTATTGAGGAATCAGAAAATAGTTTAGAATATATTAATAACATCGATGATATTGGTGTCCCTATTTTAGGAATATGTTTAGGTCATCAGTTAATAGCTAAATCATTTGGAGGAGAGGTTTCAAGTTCTTCAACAGAAAGCTATGCTCAAATTGATATAGATATATTAGATGAAAATAAGCTTTTTAAAGGAGTTTCATCACCTATGAAAGTTTGGACTTCTCATAAAGATGAAGTTAAAACCTTACCAAAGAATTTTAAAACATTAGCTAAGTCTTCTATATGTGATATTGAAGCTATGAAGCATGAAAAAAAAGATATTTATGGTATTCAATTTCATCCTGAGGTTCATCACACTCCTGAAGGAGAAATTATATTTAAAAATTTCCTTAAAATATGTGAAAATAATTTGTAA
- the trxB gene encoding thioredoxin-disulfide reductase produces the protein MEKYDIIIIGAGPGGLTAGLYAGRQGTKTLLLDKGLVGGAGLMVPSMENYPGFELIAGMSLIAKMKKQTEKNVAINEMENVESIEKINNGFMIKTSETEYQAKSLILATGATHRKLGVHGEDEFKGLGVSYCATCDGLLYKDKDILMIGGGNSALQEAIFLHNVGCNVTIVHRRDKFRAEKYLQDKIDEKQIPVIWDSVVEEIKGNQMVESVVLSNKKDGSKEELKVQGIFIAIGDTPSSELAKELAVNVDKYNHIIVDKTQKTNVDNVYAIGDVTGGVKQWVVACGEGAVAATYAYQGLEHTNNRDIN, from the coding sequence ATGGAAAAATATGATATTATAATCATTGGTGCAGGTCCTGGAGGATTAACAGCAGGATTATATGCTGGAAGACAAGGAACAAAAACTTTATTATTAGATAAAGGTCTTGTAGGTGGTGCAGGACTAATGGTTCCTTCAATGGAAAATTATCCAGGTTTTGAACTAATAGCAGGTATGAGTTTAATAGCTAAAATGAAAAAACAGACTGAAAAAAATGTAGCTATTAATGAAATGGAGAATGTTGAGTCTATAGAAAAAATTAATAATGGATTTATGATTAAAACTTCTGAAACTGAATATCAAGCTAAATCACTTATTTTAGCAACTGGAGCTACTCATAGAAAATTAGGTGTTCATGGTGAAGATGAATTTAAAGGTCTTGGTGTTTCTTACTGTGCTACTTGTGATGGATTACTCTATAAAGATAAAGATATTTTGATGATTGGTGGGGGAAATAGTGCTCTTCAGGAAGCTATATTCTTACATAATGTTGGGTGTAATGTTACAATTGTTCATAGACGTGATAAATTTAGAGCTGAAAAATATCTTCAAGATAAGATTGATGAAAAACAGATACCTGTTATTTGGGATTCTGTTGTTGAAGAAATAAAAGGTAATCAAATGGTTGAGTCTGTAGTTTTATCAAATAAAAAAGATGGTTCTAAAGAAGAATTAAAAGTCCAAGGAATTTTTATAGCTATTGGAGATACCCCTTCAAGCGAATTAGCTAAAGAATTAGCTGTAAATGTTGATAAATATAATCATATAATTGTTGATAAAACCCAAAAGACCAATGTTGATAATGTTTATGCTATTGGTGATGTGACTGGTGGTGTAAAGCAATGGGTTGTTGCTTGTGGTGAAGGTGCAGTAGCTGCCACTTATGCTTATCAAGGGCTTGAACACACTAATAATAGAGATATAAATTAA
- the gatE gene encoding Glu-tRNA(Gln) amidotransferase subunit GatE gives MDWSELGLRMGLEIHQQLNTKSKLFCPCATELVDEMFDEEIKRNLRPTQSELGQIDRAALQESFRKMKFNYEAYYYHTCLVETDDEPPHSLNQEALELSMVIATLLNMQIVDEFHTMRKQVIDGSNTGGFQRTGLVATTGYLDTPHGKVTIENLCLEEDASKRIAIDIKNNQSTSAEDYTHFRLDRLGIPLVEITTDPSIYHPEQVKEVAYALGQVLRSTNVKRGLGTIRQDLNISIAKGARCEIKGVQNLDLMPKIVENEVQRQLKLIEIKEELQKRNAKVLDEIHDLNIIFKNSSSKIISRAESVKGIVLKGFAGLIGEEVQEGRRFGTEIASYAKKRGVSGIFHTDELPAYGITAEEVESMKSHLNVDDDDAIIIVAHNEEIAISALEEVIRRANMAFEGVIEETRKSLDDGNTEYMRPLPTSSRMYLETDIPLFKIEEDSIENIKNNLPELPDVKKERIIKEYSLSDDLANQLVRRLRADDFEYIVSKIEGSNIDSTTIASVLAYDLREIKREGYNVSNVNNESLISIFNLLADSKISKDAINKIIIAISENPTLDPEEIAKNNNLLVLDENEVLNIIADVVAKNSSMVEERKMGAMGPLMGMAMGKLKGKADGKLVNKLLKNEIEKLI, from the coding sequence ATGGATTGGAGTGAATTAGGTCTTAGAATGGGATTAGAGATTCATCAACAGTTGAATACAAAGAGTAAATTGTTTTGTCCTTGTGCAACTGAACTTGTAGATGAAATGTTTGATGAGGAAATAAAAAGAAATTTAAGACCTACTCAAAGTGAACTAGGTCAAATCGATAGGGCTGCTCTTCAAGAATCTTTTAGGAAGATGAAATTTAATTATGAAGCTTATTATTATCATACATGTCTTGTTGAAACAGATGATGAACCTCCTCATAGTTTAAATCAGGAAGCTTTAGAACTTTCTATGGTCATAGCTACTCTTTTAAACATGCAAATTGTGGATGAATTTCATACAATGAGGAAACAGGTTATTGATGGAAGTAATACTGGTGGATTTCAACGTACTGGACTTGTAGCTACTACTGGATACCTTGATACTCCTCATGGTAAGGTAACTATTGAAAATCTTTGTTTAGAAGAAGATGCTTCTAAAAGAATTGCTATTGATATTAAAAATAATCAAAGTACTTCTGCTGAGGATTACACTCATTTTAGACTTGATAGGTTAGGAATTCCACTTGTTGAAATCACTACTGATCCTTCAATATATCATCCTGAACAGGTGAAAGAAGTAGCTTATGCTTTAGGTCAAGTTTTAAGAAGTACTAATGTTAAAAGAGGACTTGGAACTATAAGACAGGATTTAAATATCTCAATAGCTAAAGGGGCTCGTTGTGAAATAAAAGGTGTTCAAAACCTTGATTTAATGCCTAAAATTGTTGAAAATGAAGTTCAAAGACAATTGAAACTTATTGAAATTAAAGAGGAACTTCAAAAGCGAAATGCAAAGGTTCTTGATGAAATTCATGATTTAAACATTATTTTTAAAAATAGTTCTTCAAAGATTATTTCTAGAGCAGAATCTGTGAAAGGTATTGTTTTAAAGGGTTTTGCTGGTTTAATTGGTGAAGAAGTTCAAGAAGGGCGAAGATTTGGAACTGAGATTGCTAGTTATGCTAAAAAAAGAGGGGTTTCTGGTATTTTTCACACTGATGAGCTTCCTGCTTATGGTATAACTGCAGAAGAAGTTGAATCCATGAAAAGTCATTTAAATGTGGATGATGATGATGCAATAATTATAGTTGCTCATAATGAGGAAATTGCTATTTCTGCATTAGAAGAGGTTATAAGACGAGCAAATATGGCATTTGAAGGTGTTATTGAAGAAACTAGAAAATCTCTTGATGATGGAAATACTGAATATATGAGACCTCTTCCTACTTCTAGTAGGATGTATTTAGAAACTGACATTCCTTTGTTTAAAATTGAAGAAGATTCTATAGAAAATATTAAAAATAATTTACCAGAACTTCCTGATGTGAAAAAAGAGAGAATTATAAAAGAATATAGCTTAAGTGATGACTTAGCTAATCAGCTAGTTAGAAGATTAAGGGCTGATGACTTTGAATATATTGTTTCAAAAATTGAAGGTTCTAATATTGATTCTACAACTATAGCCTCTGTTTTAGCTTATGATTTGAGGGAAATAAAAAGAGAAGGATATAATGTTTCAAATGTTAATAATGAATCATTAATATCTATTTTTAATCTTCTTGCTGATTCAAAAATATCTAAAGATGCTATAAATAAGATTATTATTGCAATATCTGAAAACCCTACTTTAGATCCAGAAGAAATAGCTAAAAATAATAACCTTTTAGTTCTTGATGAAAATGAAGTTTTGAACATTATCGCAGATGTAGTGGCTAAAAATAGTTCTATGGTTGAAGAAAGAAAAATGGGTGCTATGGGTCCATTGATGGGAATGGCTATGGGAAAACTTAAAGGAAAAGCTGATGGAAAACTTGTAAATAAACTTCTTAAAAATGAGATAGAAAAATTAATTTAA
- the gatD gene encoding Glu-tRNA(Gln) amidotransferase subunit GatD: MSYKKLAKSFLDSANVSIGDTVKVEKNKVLYEGMLLDRSEDSDDGYIVLKLDSGYNLGVNISDAKIELIKKGEEPKIQFDPFEIEEDINKMDISIISTGGTVSSVIDYKTGAVHPAFTADDLLRANPELLDIANYKVKALYNILSENMKPEYWVEAANSIANEISDGVDGVVVAHGTDTMHYTSAALSFILETPVPIVVTGAQRSSDRPSTDAYLNLFNSIGAAKSEIADVTVCMHEGLDDGYCCLHKGTKVRKMHTSRRDTFRSINSEPIARLKDSKIFNINPNVDYNKRGSKDLTLRDNLESKIAIIKSFPGIQNELIDYHIDKGFKGLVIEGTGLGHVPDYMLDSIKRANDENIPIIMTSQCLYGKVNMNVYSTGRKLINANVISGGDMTPEVAYVKLCWALGQNDKFDEVKNIMETNIAGELSEKSSLKYFLN, from the coding sequence ATGTCTTATAAAAAATTAGCTAAAAGTTTTTTAGATTCTGCTAATGTTTCTATTGGAGATACCGTTAAAGTTGAGAAAAATAAAGTTTTATATGAAGGTATGTTGCTTGATAGGTCTGAAGATTCTGATGATGGATATATTGTTTTAAAACTTGATAGTGGATATAATTTAGGAGTTAATATTTCGGATGCTAAAATTGAGTTAATAAAAAAAGGTGAAGAACCTAAAATTCAATTTGACCCATTCGAGATTGAAGAAGATATTAATAAGATGGATATATCCATAATCTCTACTGGGGGTACTGTTTCTTCTGTGATAGATTATAAAACAGGAGCAGTTCATCCAGCTTTTACTGCTGATGATTTGCTTCGAGCTAATCCTGAACTTCTGGATATTGCTAATTATAAAGTAAAAGCTCTTTATAATATTTTAAGTGAGAATATGAAGCCTGAATATTGGGTAGAAGCAGCGAATTCTATAGCTAATGAAATTTCTGATGGTGTTGATGGTGTAGTTGTAGCTCATGGAACTGATACTATGCATTATACTTCAGCAGCTCTTAGTTTTATTTTGGAAACACCTGTTCCTATTGTTGTTACAGGTGCTCAAAGAAGTTCTGATAGGCCTTCTACTGATGCTTATCTAAATTTATTTAATTCTATAGGTGCTGCTAAATCCGAAATTGCTGATGTTACTGTTTGTATGCATGAAGGTTTGGATGATGGTTATTGTTGCTTACATAAAGGAACAAAAGTTCGTAAGATGCATACAAGTAGAAGAGACACTTTTAGAAGTATTAATTCTGAGCCTATAGCTAGGTTAAAAGATTCTAAAATATTTAATATAAATCCAAATGTTGATTATAATAAAAGAGGTTCTAAAGATTTAACTTTAAGAGATAATCTAGAGTCTAAAATAGCAATTATAAAAAGTTTTCCAGGAATTCAAAATGAACTAATTGATTATCATATTGATAAAGGGTTTAAAGGCTTAGTTATTGAAGGAACTGGCCTTGGTCATGTTCCAGATTATATGCTTGATTCGATTAAAAGAGCAAATGATGAGAATATTCCTATTATTATGACTTCTCAGTGTTTATATGGTAAAGTAAATATGAATGTTTATAGTACTGGAAGAAAATTAATTAATGCTAATGTTATATCTGGTGGAGATATGACTCCTGAAGTTGCTTATGTTAAACTTTGTTGGGCTTTAGGTCAAAATGATAAATTTGATGAGGTTAAAAATATTATGGAAACTAATATTGCTGGAGAATTATCTGAAAAATCTTCTTTAAAATACTTTTTAAATTAA
- a CDS encoding 2-oxoacid:acceptor oxidoreductase family protein, with the protein MDSNNNINTNTTGNTNSKTNSNANKANNNINSNTNSNTNNNTTNTNDDTNTNSNSNSNNKFDNTVYETKVIKKPNSLYDEFSRKGESFTKVTHYCAGCGHGILHKLIGEAMDELEIQDRAVMISPVGCAVFGYYYFNCGNVQTAHGRAPAVGTGISRAEDNAIVMSYQGDGDLASIGLNETIQAANRGEKLAVFFVNNTVYGMTGGQMAPTTLIGEITVTSQSGRDPNFTGFPMHMCELLDNLKAPVFIERVSLADVKSIRKTKIAVKKALRIQKEGKGYCFIEVLSPCPTNLRQDAEGAEKFIKEQMEKEFPVKRFRDLSKEREKVERGSSDFSIESLDNIFNIDRENPIETKIDPEFKPVNIKIAGFGGQGVLSAGLTLAQAACNDGKNVSWYPSYGPEQRGGTSNCSVVISGDVIGSPVVDKCDVLIALNRLALEKFTPYIKDKGIILYDSRVGDFEIDKLDNFEVIKDKEIKLIPVPALDIANSLGNPKAFNTAIIGTLMEIGAIISEDAYKEGIKEIFSSKPKLIQLNIDVLEAGAKWMREHLDDYL; encoded by the coding sequence ATGGATTCTAATAACAATATTAATACTAATACTACTGGTAATACTAATAGTAAAACTAATAGTAATGCAAATAAGGCTAATAATAATATAAATAGCAATACTAATAGTAATACTAATAACAATACTACTAATACTAATGACGATACTAATACTAATAGTAATAGTAATAGTAATAATAAGTTTGATAATACTGTTTATGAAACAAAAGTCATCAAAAAACCAAATTCTTTGTATGATGAATTTTCTCGTAAAGGTGAGTCTTTTACTAAGGTTACACATTATTGTGCAGGTTGTGGTCATGGTATTCTTCATAAACTTATTGGAGAAGCTATGGATGAACTTGAAATACAGGATAGGGCTGTAATGATCTCTCCTGTTGGTTGTGCTGTATTTGGTTATTATTATTTTAATTGTGGTAATGTACAAACTGCTCATGGAAGAGCTCCTGCTGTTGGTACTGGTATTTCTAGAGCTGAAGATAATGCTATTGTAATGTCTTATCAAGGTGATGGGGATTTAGCTTCTATTGGTTTAAATGAAACTATTCAAGCAGCTAATCGTGGTGAAAAATTAGCAGTATTTTTTGTTAATAATACTGTTTATGGAATGACTGGAGGTCAGATGGCTCCAACTACTCTTATTGGAGAGATAACTGTTACATCTCAATCTGGAAGGGACCCTAATTTTACTGGTTTTCCTATGCATATGTGTGAACTTCTTGATAATTTAAAAGCTCCTGTTTTTATTGAAAGAGTTTCTCTTGCTGATGTAAAGTCTATTAGAAAAACTAAAATTGCTGTTAAAAAAGCTTTGAGAATCCAAAAAGAAGGTAAGGGGTATTGTTTTATTGAAGTTCTTTCTCCTTGTCCTACTAATTTAAGGCAAGATGCTGAAGGTGCTGAAAAGTTCATTAAGGAGCAAATGGAGAAAGAATTCCCAGTTAAACGTTTTAGAGATTTATCTAAAGAAAGAGAAAAGGTTGAAAGAGGATCTTCAGATTTTTCTATTGAGAGTTTAGATAATATATTTAATATTGATAGGGAAAATCCTATTGAAACTAAAATCGATCCTGAATTTAAACCTGTAAATATAAAAATTGCAGGTTTTGGTGGTCAAGGAGTCCTTAGTGCAGGTCTTACTCTTGCTCAAGCCGCTTGTAATGATGGAAAGAATGTTTCATGGTATCCTAGCTATGGTCCAGAGCAAAGAGGAGGTACTTCTAATTGTTCTGTGGTTATATCTGGTGATGTAATTGGATCTCCTGTTGTAGATAAATGTGATGTTCTCATTGCTCTTAACAGACTAGCACTTGAAAAATTTACTCCTTATATTAAGGATAAGGGTATTATTCTTTATGATTCTCGTGTGGGTGATTTTGAAATTGATAAATTGGATAATTTTGAAGTTATAAAGGATAAAGAAATAAAATTAATTCCAGTTCCTGCATTAGATATAGCTAATTCTCTTGGAAACCCAAAAGCTTTTAATACTGCTATTATAGGTACTCTTATGGAAATAGGAGCTATAATTTCAGAAGATGCTTATAAAGAGGGAATAAAAGAGATATTTTCTTCTAAACCTAAATTAATTCAGTTAAATATTGATGTTTTAGAGGCTGGAGCTAAATGGATGAGAGAACATTTAGATGATTATTTGTAG
- a CDS encoding 3-methyl-2-oxobutanoate dehydrogenase subunit VorB, with the protein MASQMIKGNTAIIIGAMYAGCDCFFGYPITPASEILHEASKYFPMVGRKFVQAESEEAAINMVYGGASAGHRVMTASSGPGISLKQEGITFLAGAELPSVIVDIMRAGPGLGNIGPEQGDYNQIVKGGGHGNYKNIVLAPNSVQEMCDLTMKAFMLADKYRNPVIVLADAVLGQMAEPLRFPQVSIDHKPDNNWAVRGNKETMKNLVTSIFLDFDQLEEFNNNIQVKFDEIENNEVDFEEYMASGNDIEDAEIILVAYGISSRLARSAVDIAREKSGIKVGLLRPISLFPFPSKRIAKLAKKGCEFISVEMSNGQMREDIKLAVNCAISDCKDIHLVNRMGGNLIEVKDILEKIYDLAECEKCKVNLAKEYPDDDEDMDKFDEPYIDSNYKEGIDEDDIKYQIID; encoded by the coding sequence ATGGCTAGTCAAATGATTAAAGGAAATACTGCAATTATTATTGGAGCTATGTATGCTGGTTGTGATTGCTTTTTTGGTTATCCAATAACTCCTGCTAGTGAAATATTACATGAAGCTTCTAAATATTTTCCAATGGTTGGAAGAAAGTTTGTTCAAGCTGAAAGTGAAGAAGCAGCTATCAATATGGTTTATGGTGGTGCATCAGCTGGTCATCGTGTAATGACTGCTTCATCTGGACCAGGAATTAGTTTAAAACAAGAAGGAATTACTTTCCTTGCAGGTGCAGAACTTCCATCAGTTATAGTTGATATTATGAGGGCAGGTCCTGGTCTTGGTAATATTGGACCTGAACAAGGAGACTATAATCAAATTGTTAAGGGTGGGGGGCATGGAAATTATAAAAATATTGTTCTTGCTCCAAATAGTGTTCAGGAAATGTGTGATCTTACAATGAAAGCTTTTATGCTTGCTGATAAGTATAGAAATCCCGTAATCGTTTTAGCTGATGCTGTTTTAGGTCAAATGGCAGAACCTCTTCGTTTTCCTCAAGTATCAATAGATCATAAGCCTGATAATAATTGGGCAGTTCGTGGAAATAAAGAAACAATGAAAAATCTTGTAACCTCGATCTTTCTTGATTTTGATCAGCTTGAGGAATTTAATAATAATATTCAAGTTAAATTTGATGAAATTGAAAATAATGAAGTTGATTTTGAAGAATATATGGCTTCAGGTAATGATATTGAAGATGCTGAAATAATTCTTGTAGCTTATGGTATTAGTAGTAGGTTAGCTCGCTCTGCAGTTGATATTGCAAGAGAAAAATCTGGAATTAAGGTAGGTTTACTTAGACCAATATCTCTTTTCCCATTTCCAAGTAAAAGAATTGCTAAATTAGCTAAAAAGGGTTGTGAATTTATATCTGTTGAAATGAGTAATGGTCAAATGAGAGAAGATATAAAATTGGCGGTTAATTGTGCAATATCTGATTGTAAAGATATTCATTTAGTTAATAGAATGGGTGGGAATTTAATTGAGGTTAAAGACATCCTTGAAAAAATATATGACTTGGCTGAGTGTGAAAAGTGTAAAGTGAATTTAGCTAAGGAATATCCTGATGATGATGAAGATATGGACAAGTTTGATGAACCTTATATTGATTCTAATTATAAAGAGGGAATTGATGAAGATGATATTAAATATCAAATTATTGATTAA
- a CDS encoding 4Fe-4S dicluster domain-containing protein: MTKSKKRPQPFPIIHKEECKSCNRCVISCKNNALELSKDLNESGYNYVVYKGKGCNGCGDCYYTCPEPLAVEIHIPKRKKLKKEE, encoded by the coding sequence TTGACAAAATCTAAAAAGAGACCACAACCTTTCCCTATTATTCATAAAGAAGAGTGTAAATCTTGTAATAGGTGTGTTATTTCATGTAAAAATAATGCTCTTGAGTTAAGTAAGGATCTTAATGAAAGTGGGTATAATTATGTTGTTTATAAAGGGAAAGGATGTAATGGTTGTGGTGATTGTTATTATACCTGTCCAGAACCATTAGCTGTTGAAATTCATATACCTAAAAGGAAAAAACTTAAAAAAGAGGAGTGA